The stretch of DNA GCTGCGGAGCAGTCCCAGGAAGGGGATTTTGTGGAAGATATTGCCAAGGAGATCAGTGTTGTAAAGGGTGGAAGGATCGCTCTGGAGCATTATTATTCTTCCTGCTGCCCGGATGAAGTGTTCCGACAGATCTTTCAGGGATATCGAAAAGTCCTGAATGAAAGAAGAAAACTTGACTTTGATGATATGCTGTTGAGCTGTTATGAACTTCTGAAAAAACGAAAAGATATCCTGTCTGCATGGCAGAAAAAGTTTCACTATATTCTGGTGGATGAGTTTCAGGATATCAATCATCTTCAGTATGATATCGTGAAGATGCTGGCAGCACCGGAGAACAATCTGTTTGTGGTGGGAGATGATGATCAGTCTATCTATCATTTCCGTGGCGCTCGCCCGGAGATCATGCTGAATTTCCCGGAAGATTTTAAAAATGCGGAGACGGTGATCCTGAATATCAATTACCGGTGCAGTGGAAATATCCTGGATACAGCTATGAAGGTGATCAATTACAATGAAAACCGTTATGCAAAAAAACTTTCCACACCAAATGAACCGGGAGAGCCGGTGCAGATAAAAGAATTTCGAAATCCCAGAGACGAATATATGGCAGTTGCAGGCCTGCTGCGGAACCGGATGGAAGAAGGGGATAATATTGAAGATACAGCGCTGCTTTTCAGGACTAATCAGGAAACCGAAGGACTAGTCGCTGCGTTGATGGAGTATGGGGTTCCTTTCACTATGAAGGAAAAACTGCCCAACCTGTTCCGACACTGGATCTGCCGGAATATGATCGCTTATTTGAAAATGGCAAAAGGAGACCGGAGCCGCAGTACATTTCTGGAGATCATGAACCGGCCAAACCGATACATAGCCAGAGACGCTCTGACAGAAAAAAACGTTGATTTTAAAGCATTGGGAGAGTTTTACAAAGACAAGGACTGGATGTGTGACAGGATCACAACGATGGAGACACATCTTCGGATCTTAAAGACCATGGCCCCTTATGCAGCCATTAATTTTATCCGGAATGGCATGGGATACGAAGAATACTTGCAGGAATATGCAAGGTATCGTAAAATAAAACCGGAAGAGCTTATGGAAACCCTGAACCGGATCCATGAAAGTGCCAGAGGAATGAAAACATTGGAAGAATGGATGGCCTATATGGACGAGTATACCAGAAAGCTGGAAGAACAGGCGAAGAAACAGGATGTGAAACGGGAAGGAGTGGTGATATCCACTCTTCATGCGGTCAAAGGTCTGGAATATGACAATGTATATATCATGAACGTAAATGAAGGCAGCATGCCTTATCGGAAGGCAGTCCTGGAGGCACATCTGGAGGAAGAACGGAGGCTTTTCTACGTTGGTATGACACGGGCAAAGAAGAAACTCTGCCTGTATTATGTAAGACAGCAGTATGAGAAGGAACGGGAACCGTCCCGTTTTCTTGAGGAGGCCGGATTATGAATGGGATTATTTATTATACGAAGATCAGAGATGAATATAACAGCAAGAACATGGAGCATATGATCGGGGAAAAGCTTCTGGAAATCGGACTTGAGCGGGAATTTGGACGGAAGCTTGCTTTTGAGCCTCGGTCAAAGGGGGAACATGGGAAACCGTTTTTTACCCTGCTTCCAAGAATTCATTATAATATCACACATTCCGGAAAATATGTGATGTGTCTGTTTGCCGGAGAAGAGGTGGGCATTGATGTGCAGATCCACAAGAAGGTAAATTACGAACGGATCCTTGAAAGACTGGTACCGGCAGATATGATACGGGAAATCCTGGATGCAGATGATATGGAGAAAGCCTTTTTTGCCCAGTGGGTTTTGAGAGAGGCATATATCAAATGGACCGGAGAGGGATTGTCCAGGGATCTGCGTACGATTTCCATGGATAAGGGAAATTACATAATGCTGGAGCTGGAACCGGGATACAGTGGTGCGATCTGGTCCAGAGACAGCCTGGAATTACGATTTGAATACGAAGATATCATTTTGAAATAGCAAATAGAGACGATAAAATGAACAAAGAGATGAAACACAGCTTCAGGATTTTCATTCTGAAGATCCTGGCAGTTGTTTTTGTGCTGTGCATATGTTATTTTTTATATGCATTTGTTTACCGTGCAAAAACGGAGCTGCCCACAAAAGCTGTGGTGACAAACCGAGGTGCTGCAGTGTATACACTGCGGGGACAGAAACAGATGCTTTCCCAGAAAGAGGATTTTTCTTATTTTGCCTTTGATGGGAGAGAAAAAGAGAAGGAATATGGAACATATGTCATTCCCGGGCTGAAGAATACCAGGACGCTGCTCACAAAAAAAGGTGCCACTCCTGCCATGTGTACATCCATGACACCTCAGGGACTGGCGGTTACGGAGGATTATGTGCTGGTCAGCGCTTACTGCAGCACACAGAAACATAATTCGGTCATTTATGTGATTGAGAAGGAAAAACATAATTTTATTAAAGAAGTGATACTGCCTGGACAGCCTCATGTGGGAGGACTTGCCTATGACCCGGAGCATAAGTTATTATGGTATTCCTCCAATATCAACGGGATCGCACAGGCAGTGAGTATAAAGATGGATACAATAGAAGCCTACGATTATGATGACAGCCATCTGCCGGTGGATACTTTCCAGATAGTCAGTCTTTATGGGATCGTGAGAGATTCTTTTATGACCTTTTATGAGGGGTGTCTGTATGTAGGCTGCTTTGAAAAATATAACGAAAGTGTAATTGCACGATACGGAGTTGACGAAGAGGGAAAACTGATCAATACCATGGACGAGAAATTGGGCATGGATTTTGAAATGGCAGTTCCGTTGGATTATTCCACCATATCGGAGCAGGTTCAGGGAATTGCTTTTTATAATGATAAGCTTTTGATCTCTCATTCTTTTGGAATCCTGCCATCCAGGCTGGTGTTTTATGAACAATCCGATAAGCGTTTGTATGTAAACGAGAATTCTGCCAGAACTTATCGTTTTCCGGAACGACTGGAACAGATCGTGGTGGAGGGTGACAGCCTTTATGTGATGTTTGAATCCTGTGCCTATGCATACCGTGCGTCCTCCGTAAATATTGTGGATCGGGTCCTGAAGCTGAGTCTTTCGAAGATGGAGACCTATGACGAAGAAGAGAGTCTTTTTTTTCTGTCGGAATAAAGAAAAAACGAGAGAGCATCAAAAAAGACAACAGGTACTAAATCCGGCATGTCCGCAATATATTTAAGTGTAAGAGGTGAAAACATGGACGCAAACCAGATCCAGAACCTGTTTGCCAGTAATGTCCGCCAGCTTCTGGTGGATGCAGACCTTGATTATGATAAATTATATGAGATACGTCTCCGCGTGGGAAGACCTCTGTTCCTCACTTATGATGGGGGAGAATGTTTCCTCCGGCAAAAAGATACAGAACCTTATCTGGTTACGCGGGAAGATCTTAAGGAAACACTGGAGTATGTCAGCGGCTATTCCCTGTATGCTTATGAAGATGAGATTCGCCAGGGGTTTTTGAGTGTACAGGGTGGGCACCGTGTAGGAGTTACCGGAAAGGTGATCCTGGACGGAAACCATATCCGTGGGATGAAATATATTTCCTGCATCAATGTCCGTCTGGCACATGAGATCCAGGGATGTGCAGAAGAAGTGCTGCCATATATCCAGACAAGAGAGCAGATCATGCATACCTTGATCGTTTCTCCGCCCAGATGTGGGAAGACCACGCTTCTTCGGGATATCATCCGGCAGATGAGTAATGGATGGGGAAATATTTCCGGTGTTACGGTAGGAGTAGTCGATGAGCGCAGTGAGCTGGCCGGATGCTATCAGGGGATCCCTCAGAATGACCTTGGAATGCGTACGGATATCCTGGACGGCTGTCCGAAAGCAGAAGGGATGCAGATGCTGATCCGGTCAATGTCGCCGGTTGTGGTTGCTGTGGATGAACTTGGAAAAGAAGAAGATTTCAAGGCTGTGGAATCAGTTATCCACTGTGGATGTCGTCTGATCGCAACTGCACATGGAGCTTCCATGGAAGAAACATTATCCCAGCCGTTTTTCCGGAAATTGTGGGAAGCGCGGGTTTTCCAGAGATATATTTTTCTGGGAAAGCATGAACGTGCAGGAATCGTGGAAGGAATCTATGATGAAAACGGGAAATGCCTATGTACCGGATTGTAGGATGTATTCTGGTAGTGGCTGCAGGAGCCGGAATGGGATTTTCCGGAAGTATGAGACTTTCGGAGCAGATCCGCATACTGGAAAAACTGCTTCAGATGGTGATCTGCCTGAAAGGCGAGATCCGCTGCGGGAATGCATCACTGCCGGATGCTTTTTATGGAGCAGCAGGAAGAATGAATGGAAAATACAGAGAGTTTCTCATCAGTGCCGCGGACAGGATGAAAGCGGGAACAGGAGAAAAACTTTCACAGATATGCAGGGAATGTGCGGAAAGCGCCCTGAAAAAAAGCTGCCTTACCCATGGGGAAAAGGACGCTTTTTTTTCTTTCGGAGAATATCTGGGCTATATGGATCTGGAAATGCAGATGCGGCAGCTTTCCCTGTATGAAAATAATCTGGAAGCAGAGATTTTGAAGCGGAAAGCGGAGGTTTCCGGAAAGAAAAAACTGTACCAGGGAATTGGGATTCTTGGAGGCCTGCTGCTGGCGGTTCTCCTGGTATAGTATTGTTTATCAGACAGTAGTAGGAAGGACAGGCTTTCATAAGAAAAGGAGGGATCATTTGGAGGTCAGTATCATATTCAAGATCGGTGCAGTAGGGATCCTGGTCTCTGTTCTTTCTCAGATCCTGAAACATAGCGGAAGGGAGGAACAGGCTTTTCTGGTGAGTTTTTCAGGACTTCTTTTAGTACTGTTCTGGATCGTGCCGTATATTTATGAGCTTTTTAAAAATATCCAGCAGCTTTTTGTACTGTAGGGGAGGGAAAGAACCGTGGATATTCTGAAGATTTCTGTTCTGGGAGCGGCAGGGGTTCTTCTGGGGATTCTTCTGAAAGACCGCGCACCGGAGTATGTAAGCCTTGTTACGATGGGAATAGGTCTTGTGATACTGGGATTAGCGGTAGGGAAGATCAGCTATCTGTTCCAGTCCCTGGAGAGACTGAAACAGAGTCTCCCGATTGATGGAAGCTACATCACTACTTTGCTGAAGATGATCGGGATCACTTATATCGGACAATTTTCATCCGGTATATGCAGAGATGCAGGATATTCCTCCACTGGTGCACAGATCGAACTGTTCTGCCGGTTATCTGTAATGGTTTTAAGTATGCCGGTTCTTCTGGCACTGCTGGATACCATACAGGGATTTCTTGCATGAAAAGATATTGGTCAGAGATTTGTGCAGCCCTGTTTCTGGCTGTAGTTATAAGCTGTTTTGGAGGTGTGATCGTTTATGCTTCTTCGGCGGAACAACAGATCACAGATCAGATGGAGCTTACCGACCTGCAGTCCATGGTAGATGAGATGCTTGGAGAAAAAACATTTTCTGTTACAGAAGCGTTTCACAGACTGTTGTCAGGGGAAGAGGTGCTTTCGGAGGAGAGTGTGCAGGAATTTTTGCACAGTCTCCTTTTTTATGGTATTGAAAGAGAAAAAGAGTTGATCGTGAAGTTGTTGCTTCTGCTGTTGTTCGCTGCCGTTTTTTCCGGGTTTGCCGGTGCCTTTGATAACGGGCAGGTGGGAGAGATCAGTTTTTATGTGGTGTATCTTCTTGTTTTTACTCTTCTGATGAACAGTTTTTCCGGTTTGAGTGCATCACTGCTTTCAATGCTTGCGTGGATCACGGAGTTTATGAAGGAACTCTCACCGGTGTATTTTATGGCAGTGGCAGCAGCGTCAGGTGCATCCAGTGCAGCTGCCTTTTATCAGGGAGTACTGCTTCTGGTGTGGCTTTTTCAATGGATCCTGGAACGAGTACTGCTTCCCGGAGTGAGTTTATATATTCTTCTGAGATTTGTGAATCATCTTTCCAGGGAAGAAATGCTGGGAAAAATGGCTGAGCTGATCGAGACTGTGATCTCCTGGGGGCTTCGGACATTACTTGGAGTGGCAGCAGGACTGCAGGTGGTGCGTGGGCTTGTAGCTCCGGTAATGGATTCTCTGAAGCGGAGTGCTGTGGGAAAAACTGCAGGTGCTCTTCCTGGGATCGGGAGCGCGGTAAATGCAGTTACGGAACTGGTCCTTACCACAGCTGTTCTTGTAAGAAACAGTCTGGGCATTGCGCTTTTACTGGTGATCCTGGCGGTGGGGGCGGGGCCATTGGTCCGATATGGACTTTTGTCACTGACCTATCGCTTTCTGGCGGCTGCGGCGCAGCCTGTATCAGACAAACGGCTGGTAGAAGCCTTTGGCACCATGGCAGAGGGATGTGCACTTCTGATGAGAATCCTGTTTACTGCGGAAATTTTATGTATGCTTACATTTCTGATCCTGATGGCAGGAGGAGGCTTGGGATGAGAACAGAACTTTATCAGTGGATGAAAAGCCTGGCTTTTTTTCATGTACTTACTACAGCACTTCTGCATATTCTGCCTGATAAGCGTTATGAGCAGTATATACGGCTGTTTATGGGGCTTCTGTTGGTGCTTTTGATCTGTACGCCTATATTTGCCGTAGTGGGAAAAAGTGAGGAACTTCTGTCCGGATTCAGCAATAATTATGGGAGAGAAGAACAGGTACGTATGGAGACAGAAGCAGAAGGAATAAGGGAAACATTTCTTAAAGGCGCATATGAACAGGAGCTGAAGAATCAGGTTCAGGGTATCCTCAGGAAAGAAGGGATTTTTTCGGCAAAAACAGAAGTAGATATGGAAAAAGAGCTTCAGCTGACCATAACACTTTATGGAACAGTCACAGAAAAACAGAGGGAGGCGGTGAAAAATGAGCTCGAAAGAATCTGCGGACTCAGGAAAGGACAGTATCAGATCCTGGCTGCTGAGGATGGGATGGAAGGAGTGGGGAGTTTTCCTTCTTCTGGGAATCCTTCTTCTGGTGGCAGGACTTCCGGTAACCCGAAAGAACAGTAAAACAGCAGAGGATCAGAATGCGGAGAAAACCCGCCTGGAGAGCCGTCTTGAGGAACTGCTTTCCAATGTGGAAGGAGTAGGAGAAGTGGAAGTGATCATTATGACCGGGGATGAGGGAAATACGGAAAACTTTTCCATAAGCGGCAATAATGAAGTTACCGGTGTGCTGGTGGCGGCCCAGGGAGCAGGCAGCGCAGTGACAGTCCAGAATATTCAGCAGGCAATTATGGCATTATTTCAGATCGACGCTAATAAAATTAGAATAATGAAAATGAAATGAGGAGAGTAGAAGTGAAAAAGATCATGAAGAAAAATCAGGTAATCATCACCTCGCTGGCCATTCTCATTGCTGTGGCCGGATATCTGAATTTCGCAGATGTGGATCTGGGATTTAAGGATAAGGAGACGAGTACGGACAGCAGCGGTATCCTGGACGATGTGAATTATGACCTGACCGATGAAACAGCCCTTCTGGATGAGAACGGGGCAGATGGCACAACCCAGTCGGAGGTGATGGATACCGCATCCCCGGGCGAGGCCGTACTTACCGGTGCTTCGGATTTTGCAGCACAGGCAAAAGTCAGCAGGGAGCAGGTGCGTTCCCAGAACAAAGCGGACCTGCAGGCGATCATCAGTAATAAAGACATCAGCGATGAGGAAAAACAGAATGCCATTAACACAATGGTTTCCATGACAGATTTTACAGAAAAAGAGGCGGCTGCAGAGCTTCTTCTGGAGGCGAAGGGTTTTGAAAATGTGATCGTAAATCTGACGGGCGAAACTGCGGATGTTGTGGTGCCGGATGCAGATCTGGAGGATGCAAAACGTGCACAGATCGAGGATATTGTAAAGAGGAAAACCGGTGTGGCAGCAGAGAGCATTGTGATCACGCCTCTGAGTCAAAGTAAAAATGCATCGGATGTTATAAATACTGCAGATGAAGCTGAAAAAAATACGGGAGGTGCAGAGGATAATGCGGAAAGTACAGGTGATGAGGTGCAGGATACCGCTGCATCTGTGGAAAGCGATCCGACGGATCAAACATCTGAGGACGAAGAGACGGCTGCAGATATCCAGAACGATCAGACTATTGATACAGAGGGAATTTACGACTGAATTGCCTTGACAGCAAAGCCTTGTCTATACTAGAATAGGAAAGGTTATAGTAAAATAGAGATATCAGAGAATATACAGGAGGCTCACGTGTCGAAGTATACGAAAGAAATAGAAAAAAGAAGAACATTTGCCATCATCTCTCATCCGGATGCCGGTAAAACAACATTAACAGAAAAATTTCTGCTGTATGGCGGGGCCATCAATTTGGCCGGAAGTGTAAAGGGTAAGGCTACGGCCCGCCATGCAGTATCAGACTGGATGGAAATCGAGAAGGAAAGAGGTATTTCCGTAACTTCATCCGTTCTTCAGTTCCATTATGACGGATATTGTATAAACATTCTGGATACACCTGGACATCAGGATTTCTCCGAGGATACCTACCGTACATTGATGGCTGCGGATTCAGCAGTTATGGTCATTGATGGATCCAAGGGTGTTGAGGCACAGACCCGTAAGCTTTTCAAGGTCTGTGTTATGAGACACATTCCGATCTTTACTTTTATCAATAAGATGGACAGAGATGCCAACGATACTTTTGATCTTCTGGATGAGATCGAAAAAGAGCTTGGTATTGCAACCTGTCCGATCAACTGGCCAATCGGCTCCGGTAAGAAATTCCGGGGCGTGTTTGATCGTAATACAAAGAAGATCCTTACCTTCTCCGATACACAGAAGGGCACCAAGGAAGGTGTGATAGAGGAGATTGATATTAATGATCCCCGTGCAGATGAGATCATGGATCCTGAGCAGAAAGAGCAGCTGATGGAAGAAATCGAGCTTCTGGATGGCGCAAGTGCGGAGTTTTCTCAGGAAGAGGTCAGCAAAGGACAGCTGACACCGGTATTTTTCGGTTCTGCTCTTACCAACTTTGGTGTGGA from Blautia sp. SC05B48 encodes:
- a CDS encoding stage III sporulation protein AB; translated protein: MYRIVGCILVVAAGAGMGFSGSMRLSEQIRILEKLLQMVICLKGEIRCGNASLPDAFYGAAGRMNGKYREFLISAADRMKAGTGEKLSQICRECAESALKKSCLTHGEKDAFFSFGEYLGYMDLEMQMRQLSLYENNLEAEILKRKAEVSGKKKLYQGIGILGGLLLAVLLV
- the spoIIIAA gene encoding stage III sporulation protein AA, with translation MDANQIQNLFASNVRQLLVDADLDYDKLYEIRLRVGRPLFLTYDGGECFLRQKDTEPYLVTREDLKETLEYVSGYSLYAYEDEIRQGFLSVQGGHRVGVTGKVILDGNHIRGMKYISCINVRLAHEIQGCAEEVLPYIQTREQIMHTLIVSPPRCGKTTLLRDIIRQMSNGWGNISGVTVGVVDERSELAGCYQGIPQNDLGMRTDILDGCPKAEGMQMLIRSMSPVVVAVDELGKEEDFKAVESVIHCGCRLIATAHGASMEETLSQPFFRKLWEARVFQRYIFLGKHERAGIVEGIYDENGKCLCTGL
- a CDS encoding SpoIIIAC/SpoIIIAD family protein, with translation MDILKISVLGAAGVLLGILLKDRAPEYVSLVTMGIGLVILGLAVGKISYLFQSLERLKQSLPIDGSYITTLLKMIGITYIGQFSSGICRDAGYSSTGAQIELFCRLSVMVLSMPVLLALLDTIQGFLA
- a CDS encoding ATP-dependent helicase, producing the protein MKRNPSQKRAIAHLSGPMMVLAGPGSGKTSVIVERTAHMIQEGKIPASSVLVVTFSRAAAVEMKERFLKFTGVQRTGVTFGTFHGVFYGILKQAYGLNGGNILSEEEKYAILRELVVNCAAEQSQEGDFVEDIAKEISVVKGGRIALEHYYSSCCPDEVFRQIFQGYRKVLNERRKLDFDDMLLSCYELLKKRKDILSAWQKKFHYILVDEFQDINHLQYDIVKMLAAPENNLFVVGDDDQSIYHFRGARPEIMLNFPEDFKNAETVILNINYRCSGNILDTAMKVINYNENRYAKKLSTPNEPGEPVQIKEFRNPRDEYMAVAGLLRNRMEEGDNIEDTALLFRTNQETEGLVAALMEYGVPFTMKEKLPNLFRHWICRNMIAYLKMAKGDRSRSTFLEIMNRPNRYIARDALTEKNVDFKALGEFYKDKDWMCDRITTMETHLRILKTMAPYAAINFIRNGMGYEEYLQEYARYRKIKPEELMETLNRIHESARGMKTLEEWMAYMDEYTRKLEEQAKKQDVKREGVVISTLHAVKGLEYDNVYIMNVNEGSMPYRKAVLEAHLEEERRLFYVGMTRAKKKLCLYYVRQQYEKEREPSRFLEEAGL
- a CDS encoding 4'-phosphopantetheinyl transferase family protein; translated protein: MNGIIYYTKIRDEYNSKNMEHMIGEKLLEIGLEREFGRKLAFEPRSKGEHGKPFFTLLPRIHYNITHSGKYVMCLFAGEEVGIDVQIHKKVNYERILERLVPADMIREILDADDMEKAFFAQWVLREAYIKWTGEGLSRDLRTISMDKGNYIMLELEPGYSGAIWSRDSLELRFEYEDIILK
- a CDS encoding stage III sporulation protein AE, encoding MKRYWSEICAALFLAVVISCFGGVIVYASSAEQQITDQMELTDLQSMVDEMLGEKTFSVTEAFHRLLSGEEVLSEESVQEFLHSLLFYGIEREKELIVKLLLLLLFAAVFSGFAGAFDNGQVGEISFYVVYLLVFTLLMNSFSGLSASLLSMLAWITEFMKELSPVYFMAVAAASGASSAAAFYQGVLLLVWLFQWILERVLLPGVSLYILLRFVNHLSREEMLGKMAELIETVISWGLRTLLGVAAGLQVVRGLVAPVMDSLKRSAVGKTAGALPGIGSAVNAVTELVLTTAVLVRNSLGIALLLVILAVGAGPLVRYGLLSLTYRFLAAAAQPVSDKRLVEAFGTMAEGCALLMRILFTAEILCMLTFLILMAGGGLG
- a CDS encoding stage III sporulation protein AF — its product is MRTELYQWMKSLAFFHVLTTALLHILPDKRYEQYIRLFMGLLLVLLICTPIFAVVGKSEELLSGFSNNYGREEQVRMETEAEGIRETFLKGAYEQELKNQVQGILRKEGIFSAKTEVDMEKELQLTITLYGTVTEKQREAVKNELERICGLRKGQYQILAAEDGMEGVGSFPSSGNPSSGGRTSGNPKEQ
- a CDS encoding SpoIIIAH-like family protein, whose amino-acid sequence is MKKIMKKNQVIITSLAILIAVAGYLNFADVDLGFKDKETSTDSSGILDDVNYDLTDETALLDENGADGTTQSEVMDTASPGEAVLTGASDFAAQAKVSREQVRSQNKADLQAIISNKDISDEEKQNAINTMVSMTDFTEKEAAAELLLEAKGFENVIVNLTGETADVVVPDADLEDAKRAQIEDIVKRKTGVAAESIVITPLSQSKNASDVINTADEAEKNTGGAEDNAESTGDEVQDTAASVESDPTDQTSEDEETAADIQNDQTIDTEGIYD
- the spoIIIAC gene encoding stage III sporulation protein AC produces the protein MEVSIIFKIGAVGILVSVLSQILKHSGREEQAFLVSFSGLLLVLFWIVPYIYELFKNIQQLFVL